The proteins below come from a single Necator americanus strain Aroian chromosome V, whole genome shotgun sequence genomic window:
- a CDS encoding hypothetical protein (NECATOR_CHRV.G17733.T2), whose product MSAKEKRRKSTRDTGVVNGAAYAHETEDTWNSIKEAVLHSSTGLERGKTLLHFLRSQKDDPEARVEVQSSIDFQFLSQLMISYTGTTSPADRSIFESLLLLENTYEVNLSVIHPIVWGEKSAEIYSKRAQFGATLNRTTSDQVLALLDGLLMWKTVLNHSRLPPKTENDDAPKVYDVRFLLRLFLSLMHPGSDLKYRAFVECNGLSLVFSCTSSKDLVVRRLAYCVLQRFLSLLQELDAETVDDRHKYLYIYLLRLFKQSVENDATRLPHMISHFFARVSKLILHPESPVFSAVLSFLSLKPVVDFNNVPELYKLLLSSSAEHYKQEREWILTLISEGLIEAMDYNILQNRSGIKLLLSLFPTCMVDKVTRRLILNTLKAAVQMRSVAHDLFYRMNLHSWIASVIDNPLLSSWEQCYLGQIYSILIASEREHYRRASSEILGHKHETARACTRITACKILSTMESLKDMPTALENLRSIRSVIDMKWRPKRRKILHAEEVEDRL is encoded by the exons ATGTCAGCGAaagagaaacgaagaaaaagtacGAGGGATACTGGAGTAGTTAATGGAGCTGCTTATGCACATGAAACTGAAG atacTTGGAATTCAATCAAAGAAGCTGTTTTGCACTCTTCCACAGGACTTGAGAGGGGAAAAACATTGTTGCACTTTCTTCGATCTCAAAAGGATGAT CCCGAAGCTCGTGTGGAAGTCCAGAGTAGCATAGACTTTCAATTCCTCTCCCAGTTGATGATTTCCTACACTGGGACCACCTCTCCTGCTGATCGTTCAATTTTTGAGTCATTGCTGTTACTGGAAAATACCTACGAAGTTAATTTAAG TGTTATTCATCCCATTGTTTGGGGTGAAAAATCGGCTGAAATCTACTCAAAACGTGCGCAGTTCGGAGCAACATTAAACAGAACAACTTCGGATCAA GTCCTCGCGCTTCTGGACGGTTTACTTATGTGGAAAACAGTTCTGAATCACTCACGATTGCCgccgaaaacagaaaatgatgaTGCTCCAAAAGTTTACGACGTTCGATTTCTTCTGCGCTTGTTCTTAAGTCTGATGCATCCAGGTTCTGAC CTAAAATATCGTGCTTTTGTGGAATGCAATGGACTGTCCTTAGTATTTTCGTGCACTTCCTCTAAAGACTTGGTGGTCCGGAGATTGGCTTACTGTGTTCTCCAAAGATTTTTGTCTCTTCTACAG GAACTGGACGCTGAGACTGTTGATGATCGACATAAATATCTTTACATTTATCTTCTGCGACTCTTCAAGCAGAGTGTTGAAAACGATGCCACAAGATTACCGCACA TGATCTCGCACTTTTTCGCCCGTGTATCGAAGCTAATTTTACATCCGGAATCACCGGTCTTCTCCGCGGTTCTATCATTTCTGAGCTTGAAACCTGTGGTCGATTTCAACAAT GTGCCTGAACTTTATAAATTGCTATTGAGTTCCTCCGCCGAGCATTATAAGCAAGAACGGGAGTGGATATTAACTTTGATATCCGAGGGATTAATTGAGGCTATGGATTACAATATCCTTCAAAACAG ATCTGGCATCAAGCTATTGCTCTCGTTATTCCCAACATGCATGGTGGACAAGGTTACGCGTCGGTTGATACTTAATACGCTCAAAGCTGCTGTGCAAATGCGATCTGTTGCTCATGATTTATTCTACAGAATGAACCTACATTCATGGATTGCTTCTGTCATTGAT AATCCGTTACTTAGTAGCTGGGAGCAATGTTACCTGGGACAAATTTATTCTATACTTATCGCCAGCGAACGAGAACATTATCGTCGCGCTTCCTCGGAAATACTAGGACATAAACATGAGACTGCTCGCGCTTGTACTCGAATCACAGCTTGTAAA ATCTTATCAACTATGGAATCTTTGAAGGACATGCCAACTGCCTTGGAAAATCTTCGGTCCATACGGTCGGTAATCGACATGAAGTGGCGACCAAAACGAAGGAAAATCTTACATGCTGAGGAAGTTGAAGATCGCTTGTGA